The window CCAAATAGAGTTACCACAGCTGAAAAATGTTCTAGGTTTGGTGAAATTTGATAATCATCAATTATGCTAGAGAATATTTGCTTTCCTTCATCCACCATTCCTTTCAAACTATACGCTAGAATAATATGTGTAATAGTTCCCCTGCTTGGATTGAGTCCAACCTGTCTCATCCGACCAAACAGATCAAGTGCAACATCAGGAAGACCATGTAAAACATAACCAGACATTATCGAGTTCCATGAGATGATATCTGTGGATGACAGATCCTCAAAGACGGCTCTCGCATAGACCATGTCCCCTGACTTGGCATAAGCATCTATCAGAGAATTAGCCAGTGAAAGCTCGGAATTCAGGCTTCTACGCAAGATGCAACCATGTATCTCTTTTACCTTTTTCAGTGCTACCAAATTTGCAAAAGCTGGTAAGATGCTCAACAATGTCACTGAGTTAGGTGGGACTTGGAAAGATTGCATTTGCCGGAATATTTCTAGAGCCTTGTTTATGTGCCCATTTTGGAGCATACCTGAAACAAGCAAGTTCCATGTCACTGTATTCTGCTTGATCATTCCATCTGTTTCCATCCTCTGAAAGAACTCCATGGCCCGATCCTCATCTCCATTTTGTATATGGCCTGAGATCATAACATTCCATGTGACAACATTAGGCTGTAGTCCAGAATCCTGCATCATGACAAAGAGATCATAAGCTTTGCCACAGTACCCAGATTGAGTGTACCCTCCAATCATTGAGTTCCATGTGAAAATATCTTTTTCGGATATATTATCAAAGATCCGCTGAGCAGACTCAATTTTTGAACATTTGGAGTACAGGTCAATCAGTGAATTTCCGAAAAGTACATCTTCCATGTATCCCGTTTTAAttccaatagagtggagttgcttccctttctctaaagcTTTCAAAGTAGCACAAGCTGAAACTGCACTGGCGACAGTAACTGCATTTGGTTCAACGCCAACCAAAATCATTTCCCTAAACAATTCTAAGGCCACACTTTTCCTGTTGTTTTGTGCATAACCAGAAATCATAGATGTCCAAGTAAAAACATCAGGAGTGATCCCCAAAATTTCCATCTTCCTCATCAGTTCCATTGCGAGGTCACTGTCTCCAGATTGGTTATAACTTGCAATCAATATGTTCCAAGTCACTAGACCTGGCTCAACTCCCTCGACTtgcatcttttcgaacaactgGAGAGCTTTTTCATTTTGACCACTCTGGCAATACCCAGATATGATTGAATTCCAACTCACCCTGTCCTTCTTGTCCATCTTCTCGAAAAAGCTTCTGGCAGAAATCAATCTTCCACACTTAGCATACATTGACAGTAGCGCATTGTTAACGTGGACACACGAATCCATCCCACCTCGAATTACAAAAGAATGAATCAATTCCCCTGACTCGGCATCCCCTGAGTTTGCACAAGCTTGTAGGATCTTTGGCAACAGAAACTCATCTGGGAAAATCCCATCTGCAATCATCCAGAAGAAAAGGTCTATAATTTCCCGCCATCTTCGTTCTCTAGCATATGCACCTATCATGGTGGACCAAGTAAACAGATTTCTTTCCAGCATTTGATCAAATACTTGACGGGCATCTTCCAAACTCCCACACTTCGCATACATACCAACAAGTTTGGTCTCAATGAAGGGGTTCAACTCCCTAACCAACCCAATTCTGGCATGGAGCTTACGGCCTTGATCAATCGAATCCAAATCGATACAACACTGAAGTAAAGAGATATATGTTGCGGGTTTCACCTTGGTCCCAAGTTTGGCAATGGAATCGAGAGCAGCTACTGCTTCTTTCAGCTGCCCAGTTTTGCATAGATGATTCACATGATGTTCTGAGATTTTCTGGGATGGTCTTGAAGCAACTGGGGTGGAGGTTTTcgtgaaagaaagagaagatttgCTGGGTTTTGAAGAGAATTCAGATGGGATTTCATGTTTGAAAAGATCAGCTCTTGGGGGCTTCGATTTGCAGGTGAAGATGGAATTCTCCATAAGCAAAAATGATTAAATTtctatacttttctttttttctgttttgagttGGGAAGATAATTGAAATTGACATTATCCATTAGAGGAGATAATGACTGTTATTGGCTGAGAGAACCTTGGTGTATGGGCCCATTGGGATTCATCCACATCCACTTCCACTGCCACTGATAACAAATTTATGAATCCAGTAAACTATAAGAGGTGGGTACGGTCGCAAAAACGGATTAGGATCCTTTCTAGCATTCATACCCGCGAGGGTTTTGtgtctctttcttattttcttatctcCAGTTTTGTGTCCGTTTCTTTCCTTCATAGTTTGGTACCTCTCCAGCACTCCAGATCATGAATTTAGGTATCAGTATCGGCAGTTATCCCAACCCAGATCGGAGAGTAtcagtcatttttacccttaccttctcagaaaaaaaatatatttttttaatattttactgCTAAAATGATAGGGTAATCAATTCACATCGATCAAATATTGATACCGATTTGATACGATACAATCAATATAGCGTATATGATATAGATACCTGAAACCATGCTCCGATCCAAATCCCAAGATATATTTAGTTGTCAAGAAATGAAAGAACAtgaaaaggaaagtaaaaattaattaattaagaaataaaCACTAATAACTACATTattatgtttctattttcattggtgaataaagaataaaattttaccaaaaaaaataaagaataaaaaactgcaataaaattttcatttaaactAGATTTTATGAAAATCTGTGTTTTCTTGGGTGGAAATAATAAGTAAAAGATGAAAATTTGTCAGTGACAAGAACTTGATGTCTAGATTGTTGCCCTTGAATCTTCAATCGGTTGTAAATTATAACTTGTCCAAATGAGTTCATCTAAGGCACCATAGGCTCCTTGTGAAATGATGAACGGTCCTGATAATAAAGAATTCATTAATTAAGATAACTTAATACATCCACATCTGTTTCAGTGTCAAAATATTTGGTTTTCTTATACATAACAAGATAAGTTATTTACTTAAATAGGATCACAAGTTGATTGGAAAGCCTGAGACAAATTAATTAGGAGGAGATAATTATGAACATCCAAAAAAAGAATCACTTCATATTTTAACAATATCTCACTCCTTCTATTTTTACCTTTTCCACGCCATAGAGCATGCTTCGGGAAATTGCATGGATTCTTTTTCCTATCATCAATATAATCTCCACACGATAAGATAAAATGCGTGCCCGTCCACAAAGATAAAACATCTACAAAGCTTGGTGTTGGTCAATGCCTAACACTGTGTACACAAAATCATACAAATTCTAAACTCCTCCTATAAAACCTCAAGAAAGAGGGATAAAATATTGGATGCACAGCCTAGAGTAAAGATAGCTGCCATGGTACTGATCAATATAACGTAATAGAGAAGCTAATGACACCAATTCTAGAGGAGGTTGTTGCTGGAGCTAAGTGGAGATGGTGAGGATGGGAAGTCAGATGGAGAGGGGGTTGAGGGGCCTAGGGTGTCAGATGGTGAAGTGATGCCATTAACGTTAAGTGCAAGGTTCTAGCCCATTTGGTAGTGCCTTAGGAAGGAGCAGATGTAGTGTGCTCCCCTTCCTCCAAACTATTTTTGTTGGGTCCTTCATTATAAGGGACCTGATGATGACCACTGAACATACCTACACATAGAGGGTAAGTTGAAGTAACTTGGAGGAGGCTCCATGAGGGGACTCTCCAATGCTTGAGTTAGGAATTCGAGCACCGTGAATGAGAAATGGAGGAAGTAGAGTAAGACAATGTGTGTCAACGTACCCAAGGTtgtcttccccttccccttttaaGCTTGGAGTTACCTATGGCTACTGGAGGTTGCTGCCCACCATCTTTGTCTTGGGTGGCCCTGTTGCCTTCAGCCTAGTAATGGGCGATGATGGAGAGTCATGGGTAGTTCCCCTAATAATGGGGTTATCCTCTTAACTGTCACAACTATTGAGGCTCAATTGCAGGAAGAGGAAGGCAGGTACACATGTTTGGCTATGATGACAATCCATCATTGTTACACCGATGAACAGCCAACAAAGCCAtggacactctctctcctacatTGAGAAATTACTTCATtagcctttttattttattgtcacTTCACTATAAAGAGGGATGGAATGCACTTCGTCTAAGGGTAAATGTACGAATATTAGGACCTGGTAATCAAGCGGTAGAAACAACCTTttgacattcttggggtaagACTGCGTACACCTTTTCCTTTCTCACTATTAAGAGGGAAAAAGAGTCTAATTACAAATTCTAGAAAACAGACACACCCGAAAATGAGTTTATCATTAGTTTTGTTAACATGTGGCTGCCTAATCATAGCTGATCTCAGCTCCCCTATCAAATCTCTCGGATTTCCAGCATGACAAAATGAAAACCCCATTCTCCTAGGATCGAATTCCTCTGCGGTGTGTTTTCTTGGTAGAGCCTGGCGGAGCCTGCTTGCGATGCTGACACATGGCCGATGCCATGTGTATGGTAAACATTTACTTATGCCCGTTTTGAAAGTTGGATTGGATCGACCAAAACGGTTCTCTCTTCTGGTCGTACCAAAGCAAACCCTTTCCCATCTCTTTTGCAAATCGATCCCTTTGTCCTCTCTCATTCTGTTTGGAGGAAGCAAATCCTCTCCTATGACCACCGGGAGAAAGTATTTCGGAGATCCAATCAAGATTATCATTGTTGTGCCCACCCCTAACACTGTCTTCATCAGAGCTAATTTCAAAGATATCAGAATTTCGATCTATTCTAACTGTAAGCAAAGAAGGGTTGGCGAAAAACTGGATTTCCTCTCATGGCTACCCAAAGTAAGTTAAGGGTTTGGCGTTATAAACCCTCTTGAACAGAAGATGATGGGTTTAGCCGTTGCCATTAGATTGGGTTTGGGGCTAGCAACGAATTCTCTTGGGGTGGAAAACAGTAGTTTACACCATTATCATCAGGGCTTTGgtttgaaaaaagaaactaagaaattgaaacaaaaaaaaaggtttcaatTGAAAGGCCTTCAGGAGAAGTTTCCTTTATGGTAAGATTTGGAGTCCAAAACCTAGTGCAGAAAAAGGTGAACCTTGTGTTGGTCCATCTGTATGACCAGAACAGAGAAAGGCGGGAGAGAACCGTTTTGGTCGATTCGGTCCAATTTTCAAAACCGGCATAGGTAAATGTTCACCATACACGTGGCATCAGCCAGGTGTTGGCATCGCAGGCTCTGCCAGGCTCCGCCGAGAAAGCACGCCGTAGAGTAGCTGGACCCATTCTCCTGTGCTTGGTAGATACTTTGTCGAGGCTCGAGAGGGCTCTTATCCACTCTCTCTCTGCCCAAGTCACGAAACCCTAAATCTCGATTGAAGGACCGTTGATTCAAATGTAGATTGAAACACCGAAGCGTCTCATCTTCTTATTGTTGATCATTTCTCAGTGAAATACTCTCATCTCATGTTCTTGTGTGGGTTTTTCGATGCAACGTCTTTGAAGGAATATTTATTAGCTTTCCTGCGATGCAGTTGTCCATAAACTTAGGGCCTAACTAGCTTTTACAAGTTCATCCATGATAGGCGAttcatttttcaaaattcaatcaAGGTATGCGGTAAACCCTttaatttatttggttttttttttttattgttggcAGATGAATTTCTTCAAGGTATTGAGCATATGTTGCCTTGAATATCTGAATTGTTAGT is drawn from Macadamia integrifolia cultivar HAES 741 chromosome 7, SCU_Mint_v3, whole genome shotgun sequence and contains these coding sequences:
- the LOC122083401 gene encoding pentatricopeptide repeat-containing protein At1g19720 gives rise to the protein MENSIFTCKSKPPRADLFKHEIPSEFSSKPSKSSLSFTKTSTPVASRPSQKISEHHVNHLCKTGQLKEAVAALDSIAKLGTKVKPATYISLLQCCIDLDSIDQGRKLHARIGLVRELNPFIETKLVGMYAKCGSLEDARQVFDQMLERNLFTWSTMIGAYARERRWREIIDLFFWMIADGIFPDEFLLPKILQACANSGDAESGELIHSFVIRGGMDSCVHVNNALLSMYAKCGRLISARSFFEKMDKKDRVSWNSIISGYCQSGQNEKALQLFEKMQVEGVEPGLVTWNILIASYNQSGDSDLAMELMRKMEILGITPDVFTWTSMISGYAQNNRKSVALELFREMILVGVEPNAVTVASAVSACATLKALEKGKQLHSIGIKTGYMEDVLFGNSLIDLYSKCSKIESAQRIFDNISEKDIFTWNSMIGGYTQSGYCGKAYDLFVMMQDSGLQPNVVTWNVMISGHIQNGDEDRAMEFFQRMETDGMIKQNTVTWNLLVSGMLQNGHINKALEIFRQMQSFQVPPNSVTLLSILPAFANLVALKKVKEIHGCILRRSLNSELSLANSLIDAYAKSGDMVYARAVFEDLSSTDIISWNSIMSGYVLHGLPDVALDLFGRMRQVGLNPSRGTITHIILAYSLKGMVDEGKQIFSSIIDDYQISPNLEHFSAVVTLFGRSGRLGEATTFIEDVDFEPDSTVWDALLTACRVHGSIGLAVQAAEHLMELEPGNPLHFRLVSQIYALVERSEDTSNVRKPKMINGTTKFLGSSWIEIKNTVHTFITGDKSMPNSDSLYSQLSCIAEKIRVAAPKSHDTQLCIEEEENEEVAGIHSEKLAIAFALIGSPYSSKSIRIVKNLRMCRDCHRTAKLFSLVYGREIYLRDPKCLHHFKNGQCSCRDYW